Part of the Vigna radiata var. radiata cultivar VC1973A chromosome 11, Vradiata_ver6, whole genome shotgun sequence genome is shown below.
AAATGATATTGTTAGGAGTAGATTTCATCGGAGTCACTCTTGTGCACACACAAACTTATTTCCTCTCCATCAAACACTAATTTCAACTCATAATAACACTCAAACTCTAATCCTTTAGGTGAGAGCCTAGGTTTTTTCACTAAGAATCAATCCCTTGAACACTTAACATGCAAACCTGCCTtaaaatttagggtttaagaCAACTAATGAATCAAGTTTCATCCCCATATACAAGCTTCACCAAATCTCTTGTTTTAAGTTTGGGTTTCACAAGATTCTTCTCAAAACCTAATGAACCAAGATTCAAGCTATCTACATTCTCATTTCAAACAAGCATTAAGAGTAGAAATAAGAAACTAGCATTTAAAGAAAGatgcatatatataatcaaatcatttaCAAGGTACACACAAGTTTAATGGCTAAATAAAACCCTAACAAGATGGGATTAATTTTCCATTTCCATTGAGAGCTTCAAGCTTACAAAATGGAAGATGAAAGGAGAAGGAAACacaagaaggaagaagaggatgTTCCCATAAGCCCTAAGCAGCCTCCATGAGCTCCTGTAGTGAAGTCGTGTCTCCAAACCACCAAAGATATGGTTTCCTTCGAGTTACAAGAAAATATAGGGCTTCACTTACCACATCAGCACACATGGCTACTCAGTGCATGGGCATGTTGCTTAGTGCAGGTCTTCATAAACACCAGAGTTGCTCTTTGGAAAATGCTCGCTCAGTGGTGGAGTTGGAGCTCTCAACGGTGGAGTTGGAGCATTCAACGATGGAGTTGGAGTGCTCAACGGTGGGCTCTCTGGATTGAGCTCACCCAACAGCAAGAAGGTGGCACCCAACGCCATCTAGACTTTAAGAACTCCCCTTTTCTATGTTCTTCTTGCTTCTCGAGGTTGCCATGCTTCTTCAATTTGGTGTAGGTTCTTCCGAatacaaaatagaataaaaaagagGAGATTAGAGATATATTTTCATAAGTGTagcccaaaatataaatatttacaaaagcaaaataaaattgaggaTTTAAGTAAGTTATAAGCTATAGAAAAGTTGATTTTGCCAACAAATTGATGCATGGTAAGAATTAACATTATCAAATGTCTTTTCAAAATAGAATTCATCAATGATTTTCTAAAAATCTTCTCTTATCATCTTCTAAGTAATCCAacatcttcaaaatatatttgatagtTGTAGAGatctattaaaatttatgaagatcttgtcatatttaaaaaaaaaatgcaaatattatctttagatatttatttatataattaaataaagtaatttttaaaaatatcaaataaaatatctagtgatatattttctcaaaattatcttttatcataaacatttatcaattaacGAAGTCttttttgtagaaaaataaagaaacttgCAAGATCtaatttttgttgttcattCCATCTTTTTAACTTAGccaaatttctttatttttttcattcttttattgtCTTATTCATACAATGTTTGGCTTGAATTTTTGAGGTTTTGATTATTTGGTAttcttggatttatctttaaggtgtcatagaattttaattaatttatttccacATTTCTATAAATTCAACTTAGTTGTAACTGCACTAACACGCCTCATAATATCCAAAAAGCATTTATACAATCACAAAGttgtttttaacatgtttttatattttatgctCAATAAACccaattttaataaatcataattaaaacaatattatcaagcacaaaaaatcaattaataattcaatattaaaggCTAAATTAGAGTacaaatatgcactcatcaagtGTAGATTGACTTAAATTGTTGGAATAATAGAcccaacaaataacaaattttgcTAGGTTAGATTCTAAATCATAACTctaatatcatgttaagaagtgaattttaaatctaattcaacctaaaaaaatggatttataagataaagtatacatccacttatatattgcAACTTGATtctctagtcgatatgagaTTTCCAATCGAATATCTtctaatattttgtttcttatttatgGTATTTTAAGATATTTGAGTAGGACATAATCGATTAGTTGTTAGTTATTTATTGGTCATCAACATTTGTCTTCCActtctaattataattataatgactCAAACATTTAGATTTTAGGTTAGTTTGAGTAATGGTGTGGTTGGTTCTCTATATATATCTGTTTCGTTGAGGCCATAAAACCTACACCACCAACTAACGCGTATATCTATTTCTCTATCTTTTCAACTCCCatatatttgtgtttgtgtttccCACTGATTTTATGATCTCTAATGTTAAATATTGTTGAAAACACATTGATTTCAAACCTCTGCATTACTGTGACGTTGGAATGTCTTTATGTGGTCAAAAAGAAAATTGGTATTTCACGTTTTGGTTGACAACTAAGAAGTTTAGATTAAATATTCCCTTAATAGATTCGCCTATTCAAATTTCTGAAACCAAACTTTAATAGATATTGTTATAGCCAAAAGTCTTCATATACTTAAAACCTCAACTATGAATTCTGCGTATTTAAGAACTGTTAATAATACCCTTCTTTTTAGCCACTACATCTTTAAGTGTTTTGGATACACAGGGTGAGTTTGGAGAAAACTAAAGTTAGAATTAATGTTTTTAGTAATTAaagagagttttttttttatttccgtataaaaaataattaccacatatatcaattaaaaaaaagaaagttcaaatacatgaaaaataatctttaaaacCCTAATTGGTATGCCGCAAGAAGAAAACGAtgtaaaaacaacaataaaaatatcattaataattaaatataaaaaacttctATCAATAAAAAGAACTGAGTTGATATCAACTTAACAATAATTTctctaaaatttattaagaaaattataacgTTGGTAATTGTGAAATAATGTCAACTTACGTTGTTCGAAGATGAATACAATTGATACGTATGAAAAGTTTTGACTtacatcaatttaaaataacattagccaacataaataaagaaaaaatatctaacctcaattaaaaaacatacttaaaGTTAACAAAAGAATTTTGAGTAACATCGATTATGAAATAACTTTGAtctatcattaattataaaaataagtctaataatttttgaaatagtaGTGTTATTGAAAAGTTAATTTcaatgttttaattcttttccttttgaaatattagtgATACAAAAAAGTTAATCCATAAATATGTTGTAATAGagatagaaaagaaattaaaattagtctacAATTCGTTATGGTAAAAGTTATATGAGGAAAGATTTAGAAATTAgtgtataagttaattttactttatagaaaaataattttacttattttttaaaatatagagatAAGTTTATCTAAACATGTACAAGTTAACTATGAAAATCAAAACCATTCAAATTATTGTGATATTAATGCTCTATAGTAAGAATTTAATAGACAAGTAATTTTTCAGCTTTAAATTGCaaacatttatgttttacataATGAGTATGGCTGGTTCATCCTGATTGCATTTTGTTGAATTGGTTTAGTTTGAAGGTTGTTGCGAAGGTCTTACCAtcttttatatatcttatttttcttcattttttttcttataaaaagatATCTTTTTTAGCTGAAAGCATCCACGGAAGACTAagaatgattaatattttaGGAGATAAAGAATAACTTTTTctactaattattttataagatactttacctaattttttttttaccattttctttAATCTAAACAATCTCATTTCATCTCACTTTTCTCTAAAATGGACTCTTTCAAATCAATAAGTCTTAAGAAACAAAACAAgatttaataatataagtatatatttaaaacaattattaatctTATTATAATTAAGCAATTTTATCAGGAGTAAATCACAATTATGTGGGATTATACTTAATAAATCTTATTCATATATAACTCTTGTCAAACTAATCAATGATATCTGATCAATTTATGAACCAAACAAATTTTGGTGatctaaattaatttagacTAACACTTTCTCTAAGAGTTTAGAGTTTAAGATTGAATTGACTTAAGTTCTCCTTtctttattgatataattataaaaatttgaaaaaaaattaattaaaaaattacaaatgttCGAATTAAGTAAAGTAATATTTGATCCTAACTTTTCTTGACTTTTAATGgagtcaattttttatattttatttttcaatcaactCAATTCAAGTCAAATTTTGAACTATCTAGTTAAATTGTACATGATAcatgagataaaataaataaaagtttattaagaGATTAcaaatagattttgaaaaagaaaattaggttggaaaaaaaaatttgacagactaaaaataatttttattacaatataatGAAGTAAAATATATAGTCTACAGAAAAAATACATATCTATTTGTGCTTCGTTATATTAGTTAATAAAGTGAAAACATACACAATTATTTCTGTGAAAATCAATTATCCTTAACcataataattgataataaagaCATAAGCAATATctagaaaaaactaaaattaagataaaaaggtagtttagaaaacaaaagttatttGACCCATAAGTTTTTGTTGCTATATATAACACCCTAGttggtgagaaaaaaaaaataattattgagcTATTGCTATATAATTCAACTATCAGTCATCAACTCaaccataaataattttatctaaatGGTAGAAAAATTGGTATCAATTAAAGCTGATGATAAGATATgggtgaaaatataaaatttctctTCATGTAACATAAGATTTAATTCACGTAAGATAAATTGATACGTCAAATAAATCATATCACGTTGATTAGTatgtcattaattatttaaacgatattactaaaaaaaagttacgaaaaaaattaattaaataaaattaatgaaattagaaTCCTATTAActgtaaaaaaaatactacataaataaattctataaaaaaattttgactaaattagtatttatatCTTGAACTTTTTATTTGAAAGTTATTGAATGTGTAGAATGTGATGAATAATTGCTTcccttatttttaatattttagtaattaatataattatgcaTAAAAAGTGTGTCATGCGAAAAGACCCGTGTCCAAACTTTACTAATATCTTATTTTACGTATATTAAAGTAGTGACTACTTAGTTAATATGGATATATTGCATATCCAACAAGTTAGATTATGaacaattcattaataaaaaaaagttagtgaCATAATAAGTgcaatattttaaatgtttaaactCAATGTTATTTTGTCAAAGTTTTTggaatcttttaaattattttatttatattccttgaagctttaacataaaaaacaaattgataaattatttatctaacatccaataaatatagtataaactatataaaagagtTATTATCAATATGATAAGATAAAACAGTTATAGACCAagatataaagtataaaatttatcgTTATCCAAAATAAtcatagaatttaaaactttatatacaatcTATCTACTATCAAACTATATACAGAGTTAATATAAAACTAACTACTCAAGAGTGTCTCCTCCATCCAATGTTTGCTCCAGGGAAATCTCATCTCCCTTTGAtgatcattgtaaaagaaagaacatcaacacatacaaaacaaaagcataCACAACAAGGTAAgctagtttaaataaaagaacaagCATATTGTTTACTAACTACCTTTCACACAATCATAACTTGACATTCCCAACACACACATTATGCATGGCACAACGCTAACTTTGaccgtccggacttagaatgattgtcgaacTATGGTAGGTTgtgcactcgtggtggcttctattgctttgcaaagtcattgtcaatgggtttcaccctaccacaatCATGAGGTTAGTCTATTATGGGCCTTGAATCATATTGGAAGCCTCCAAGGCAAAGACCTTCTGCTACTCCTCACAACATGGATCAATCTTCTCTACGTGAAAATGAaggaccattggagtttcaggataacccccaagactgagctcctgcattcattctaaataTACTTGAACCTCACCAAGAGGGTTCACTTTGGAACCTACTTTCACTTTGAAACATAACTCATGACATGATTAATCATATACCTTAATACATATTCGAACTTACTTCAAAATGAATCCAAAACATCATTTAAATCAAATCAAGACaaggaaataaagaataaacaaaaacCTGAACCAGTCGCTTAGTGCACACACTCGCTGAGCGACCATAGACTCTTCTCGCACAACGACCCAACTCGCTATATGAATCCACTAACAATGCCCCTAGCATCCAAACCACTTGCTCAACGACCCAACTCACTGAACGAATTAAACTACCAGTGGTACCAAACCCTAACCTCTCGCTTAGCATCCCAACTCGTTATGCGAAAGTCCAGACAGTGGTCCATAACCCCCCCCCCCAAGCACTCATTGAGCGCCCTCATTCGTTATTGGAATAAAACTGACAATGCTCCCAAACCTCAACTAGTTGCTCATTGCACCATCTCGTTGTGCGAATCCCCAAACAGAGAGTCAACCTCCACAACTACTCGCTGAGCGAGTGGAGCCgctcagcgagtctgcataatctgtaGCACAAAATTTGCATAATTACACAACCTACACCTAATTTACAAATTCCAACTATTTTCTCAACTTATAACTCTCCTAAATTGTGTTATAAACCTATTTATACTTAACCAAGGTTGTCTAAACACTTCTAACCTAAATTTAAACAAGTAGACTCGAGAACTCACAAAAACTCAACTTAAAGACCCAAATTGAATTCTACCATTTGTGGCACAATTTCAAGTAACTTAGGGACTCTAACAAGTCCAGAATGACTTAGCAAGACTCTCCAAACTAACCAATTGTATACAAAACACCAAACTCAAGTTTTCACTAGCTCACTTCCTCCAATTTGAGTTCTAACTAAATAGAACTCTATCTCATCCCCAATACCTACCTACAACTCAGATTTCTACTCTTTCTAAGGTATCAAACCTGCCTCAAACCAGTTCATAACTAACCTCCAATTCATTAAATCGATTCACCAACCATTTCTCACCAATTCTCTACACTAAACCTCATTTTTGACCAAATCACCATCAACTTATATTACTCTTTTCCCTCAACAATCCAATTAGCACAATTCACTTCATCAACATCAAATTACAGCATAACAAACATACACCAAACATATTCTACATTTTATCTCAATTACTCATTatcataaaattcatcaatttcatcaaaatccATAAATTGTCAAGAACACCAATTAACATTCACATTCCAACAGTTTAATATTTACATACCAATCATTTACATAGCATACATACAATTTAAAAGCGATTAActaactccccttacctctagaaaTCTGCACTGCTCAAGAAATACCCCAACCGAGACTTACACAGCAAGAAATTTATAGATACCTACAATTCACCGATTGGTGAGGAAAAATCAACCTTAAAACCTAAATTGAACTAAGAATTGAAGAAGATAAACTCTTGATCCATGCAAATCGACTTCTTTCACAGGATCAAGAATCCTAAACGCTAAGGAAAGGGGTTAACCACTTACTCGCTCGATTCGAACAATTGATCGGTCATATTAGTAGCTCTTGAGACAATGATCGTCTAAGTACTTCCTGATCGTCAAACCAATGATCCAAGAGTGATAAAAGTTAGAGAGACATgagagaaaggaaagagaataatgttttaaagagATAAACATTATTTAGATAATGAGACAAACTTTAGAAATATCTATTTATACTATacaattaaacattatttagaTAATGAGACAAACTTTAAAAACATCCATTTATActatacaatttatttatatatactttaatattttattttctagaatTCTTATAATTTATACGGTTATTAGATAacttgtaaaattattatttataatttattttttagttaacatGTACTAGTATGTTAATGTGTTCAAAAGGATAATAACTatatagatatttatatatgtggGTTGTGATATTTtctgttataaaaaatgaaagaatactTTAAATTAGTTGTACTCTATAGATTAATAGTTTTGGGTGTATATATACTATATTTTCTACGCTTagttaaatataagtttttaataaatttaaaaacttccAATTGAGATtctaataaaatgtaaatatttaataaatttaaaaacttccAATTGAGATTCTAatgaaatgtaaatatttaataaatttttatttttttaattaaatccattttattaaatcattgtcataatttattttattattttaaaatttaaattttaaaatttaataatttctaattttatatttatagtctTATAATTTAACACAAAAGTTAAATAGaagaaacttaattaaaaatataaatttattgaatatttaatagaatataaatatttattaaaaatttaattaaaaattcttaaaattatatgagacttaaaacttaattaaacttattttttatatgtaagtTTAGACTATCATTTATCCATTTTTATTCCTTTAAGTTTAATTCTTTTCCAGTTTTGGCTCAGTATGTGACAGACGTCATTATTGTTCACCAATACACAATCTAACAGCTTAATGAGGTGGCACATCGCCATTGGATACTCAGAATTTTAGTCTTTCATTATCTTTTTCCAATCACTATATAAACCACTCCATAGCCATTTCTCCCTCACAGAGAAAAAACAGGAATGCAGAGAAACacataaattaacaaacaaacaagCCTTCAAATTATTTTCTGTGCTTATTAGTAATGGACGCTGCAGAAGAATCACCCATCCATGGCGATATCCTAGAGGCAATATTATCGCACGTGCCACTCATCCACCTTGTCCCAGTCTGTCACGTGTCAAACTCATGGAAGCGTGCGGTCTCCTCCTCTCTCGCACATCTCCGCCCCATTAAGCCATGGCTCATCGTCCTCACGCAGAACCCACGCGCCTCGCACGTGACAAAGCTGCACGGTTACGACCCTCGCTCCCACGTCTGGCTCGAGATAAAAAACTACACGTGTCCTCACTCCTCCCCGGTGCGCTCCTCTCACTCCTCACTACTCTACACGCTCACCCCCGCCGAGTTCGCTTTCTCCCTCGACGCGCTACACCTCCATTGGAACCACGCGCCATCACCGCGAGTGTGGCGCACCGACCCCATCGTGGCTCGTGTGGGCTCGCGCGTGGTGGTGGCCGGCGGCGCGTGCGAGTTCGAGGACGATCCGCTCGCGGTGGAAATCTACGACGTGGAGAGCTGCGCCTGGGAAACGTGCCCCTCCATGCCGGAGCTGCTGAAGGATTCCACGGCGTCGTCGTGGCTTTCGGTAGCTGTCACCGGAGAGGTTATGCACTTGACGGAGAAACACTCCGGATTGACGTACTCGTTCGACACTGTGACGAAAAAATGGGAGGGGCCGTTTGATTTGAGACCTGATGAGAGTGTTTTTCACTGCGTGACCGGAACACTAGGGGAGAGATTGATGGTGGCGGGCTTGGTGGGGGGATTTGGGAACGTGAGAAGCGTGAAGCTGTGGGAGGTTCCGGGGGGATTAGGGTCCGGGATGGTGGAAGTGGGTGAGATGCCGAAAGAGATGCTTTGGAAGGTGATGGGTGGTTTGGAGTTAGGTTCGGTGGAGGTGACGTGGATTGGGGACTTTGTTTATTTGAGGAACACTTCCGTTGCGGAGGAATTGGTGGTGTGTGAGGTAGTGAACGGTGTCGGGTGCGAGTGGAGAAGTGTACGGAACGTTGCCGTGAAGCACGGGGCGAGAATGGTGATGTGCGGCGGCGATGTCTGCATGGAGGATCTGCAGCGTGCTGTGATGTCAGGGACAGGGACATTTTGCGTGAAACACATGTGAATATAGGTTGAAAAACTTTGTTACTTATATTAAGTTGTGGTATTTACctttaagaaaaagattaagGTTTTGGGATTTTGGAACAGGGAAtgtcattttcgtttttttgtTGGCAGACAAGTCTGTCAATTTTTTATTGgcttttttgttaaattatttcaGTGGCAAAAAAGTTataagaaaatgataaaggaAAAAAGACATAGTGGAAATGGATAAGAATGATGAAAGTGTAATGAACATGTCTGTTTTAAGGTGAAGATGTTGTACTTTATTGTAAGATATTTTTCCCTCCCTACAGTGAGAGattttctttcaattccttTAGTGGTTGAGGATTGAGTTGAAGAAAAGCTCTTTCAGGTTTCTTCATAATAAGAGAATGTGCTTTCTACGTTTTTTATTTCGTAAGTTTCTactttcttcatattttctGTGCTGCCCGTTACCATCATGAGTGCTTCTGGAAGTGCTCTTAGTCATTTCAATGATTAATctgttgaaaaagaaaggatatattttaataaataatttttaaatttaatataatcttaaaaatatttacagaatttacatattatataaacaatataataaggctcttaattactttttat
Proteins encoded:
- the LOC106776488 gene encoding F-box/kelch-repeat protein At1g23390; translated protein: MDAAEESPIHGDILEAILSHVPLIHLVPVCHVSNSWKRAVSSSLAHLRPIKPWLIVLTQNPRASHVTKLHGYDPRSHVWLEIKNYTCPHSSPVRSSHSSLLYTLTPAEFAFSLDALHLHWNHAPSPRVWRTDPIVARVGSRVVVAGGACEFEDDPLAVEIYDVESCAWETCPSMPELLKDSTASSWLSVAVTGEVMHLTEKHSGLTYSFDTVTKKWEGPFDLRPDESVFHCVTGTLGERLMVAGLVGGFGNVRSVKLWEVPGGLGSGMVEVGEMPKEMLWKVMGGLELGSVEVTWIGDFVYLRNTSVAEELVVCEVVNGVGCEWRSVRNVAVKHGARMVMCGGDVCMEDLQRAVMSGTGTFCVKHM